In Streptomyces thermolilacinus SPC6, a single genomic region encodes these proteins:
- a CDS encoding sensor histidine kinase, which yields MRTRLLPLLIVLMAGVLLALGFPLAGSFASAYQQTVVVDRIDDTARFAALAQYVTDSGPGIDERKSTLQGELLRYREVYGIDAGVFYRDGTTMAAAPEGWRIPEEGELRRALVEARLGRRSHDPPQVWPWQPDARLAVASPVVRDGDVVAVVVTDSPTGALRSRILRGWLLIAAGECAAMLLAVGAAIRLTGWVLKPVRVLDAATHDIATGRLNSRVAAAGGPPELRRLARSFNEMADNVEQVLEQQRAFVADASHQLRNPLAALLLRIELLALELPEGNEEIASVQAEGKRLARVLDDLLDLALAEHASADLRLTDIKELAAERVAAWRPLAEERGVRLTGTGPAVTAWADPVALSSALDAVIDNALKFTPEGEEVTVEVGARGDTSTIVVTDRGPGLTDDELARVGDRFWRSGRHQNVKGSGLGLSISRALLAAGGGTLTYAHNDPHGLRVTITVPRTEPAATGSGYGLTGR from the coding sequence TTGCGTACGCGTCTCCTCCCCCTGCTGATCGTCCTCATGGCCGGTGTCCTGCTGGCCCTCGGCTTCCCTCTCGCCGGGAGTTTCGCCTCCGCCTACCAGCAGACCGTCGTCGTGGACCGCATCGACGACACGGCCCGCTTCGCGGCGCTCGCCCAGTACGTCACCGACAGCGGGCCCGGCATAGACGAGCGGAAATCCACCCTCCAGGGTGAACTGCTGCGCTACCGCGAGGTGTACGGCATTGACGCGGGCGTCTTCTACCGCGACGGCACCACCATGGCCGCCGCCCCCGAGGGCTGGCGCATCCCGGAGGAGGGCGAGCTGCGGCGAGCCCTGGTCGAGGCCCGGCTCGGGCGCCGCTCCCACGACCCGCCGCAGGTGTGGCCCTGGCAGCCGGACGCGCGCCTCGCCGTCGCCTCGCCGGTCGTACGGGACGGGGACGTCGTCGCCGTGGTGGTCACCGACTCGCCGACGGGCGCCCTGCGGAGCCGTATCCTGCGCGGCTGGCTCCTCATCGCCGCGGGGGAGTGCGCCGCGATGCTGCTCGCCGTCGGTGCGGCGATCCGCCTCACCGGCTGGGTGCTGAAGCCCGTACGGGTACTCGACGCGGCCACCCACGACATCGCCACGGGCCGCCTCAACTCGCGTGTCGCGGCGGCCGGAGGCCCCCCGGAGCTCAGGCGCCTGGCCCGCTCGTTCAACGAGATGGCCGACAACGTCGAACAGGTACTGGAGCAGCAGCGGGCGTTCGTCGCCGACGCCTCCCACCAGCTGCGCAACCCGCTCGCCGCGCTCCTGCTCCGTATCGAACTGCTGGCGCTCGAACTACCGGAGGGGAACGAGGAGATCGCCTCCGTCCAGGCGGAGGGCAAGCGCCTGGCCCGGGTCCTCGACGACCTGCTGGACCTGGCGCTCGCCGAGCACGCCTCCGCCGACCTGAGGCTGACCGACATCAAGGAGCTCGCCGCCGAACGGGTCGCCGCGTGGCGGCCCCTCGCCGAGGAGCGGGGCGTCCGCCTGACCGGGACGGGCCCGGCGGTCACCGCCTGGGCGGACCCGGTCGCCCTGTCGAGCGCCCTCGACGCCGTGATCGACAACGCCCTGAAGTTCACCCCGGAGGGCGAGGAGGTCACCGTCGAGGTCGGCGCCCGCGGCGACACGTCCACCATCGTGGTCACCGACCGGGGCCCGGGCCTCACCGACGACGAGCTGGCCCGCGTGGGCGACCGTTTCTGGCGCAGCGGCCGCCACCAGAACGTCAAGGGCTCCGGCCTTGGGCTGTCCATCAGCCGGGCGCTGCTGGCCGCGGGCGGCGGCACCCTCACGTACGCCCACAACGACCCGCACGGCCTGCGCGTGACGATCACCGTGCCCCGCACCGAACCGGCGGCGACGGGCAGCGGCTACGGCTTGACCGGCCGGTAG
- a CDS encoding response regulator transcription factor, with protein sequence MRLLLVEDDDHVAAALSAVLKKHGFDVTHARNGEEALKAVLPCDDPARPPFGVILLDLGLPDQDGYQVCGKLRKLTTTPVIMVTARADVRSRIHGLNLGADDYVVKPYDTGELLARIHAVSRRATGTADPEDTGSHPVVTQPAEPVRLGQVVVELPTRRVTVDGAAVQLTRKEFDLLALLAQRPGVVFRREQIISEVWRTSWEGTGRTLEVHVASLRSKLRMPALIETVRGVGYRLVAPAAPPRA encoded by the coding sequence ATGAGACTGCTGCTGGTCGAGGACGACGACCACGTCGCCGCCGCTCTGTCCGCCGTCCTCAAGAAGCACGGCTTCGACGTCACCCACGCCCGCAACGGCGAGGAGGCGCTCAAGGCCGTCCTGCCCTGCGACGACCCGGCACGGCCCCCGTTCGGCGTGATCCTGCTCGACCTCGGCCTCCCCGACCAGGACGGCTACCAGGTCTGCGGCAAGCTCCGGAAACTCACCACCACCCCCGTGATCATGGTGACCGCGCGCGCCGACGTCCGCTCCCGCATCCACGGCCTGAACCTGGGCGCCGACGACTACGTGGTCAAGCCGTACGACACGGGGGAGCTGCTCGCCCGTATCCACGCCGTCAGCCGTCGGGCGACCGGCACCGCCGACCCCGAGGACACCGGTTCCCACCCCGTCGTCACCCAACCGGCGGAACCGGTGCGCCTCGGCCAGGTCGTCGTGGAGCTGCCCACCCGCCGCGTCACCGTGGACGGGGCGGCCGTCCAGCTCACCCGCAAGGAGTTCGACCTCCTCGCGCTGCTGGCCCAGCGGCCCGGCGTGGTCTTCCGCCGCGAGCAGATCATCAGCGAGGTGTGGCGGACCAGCTGGGAGGGGACCGGCCGGACCCTGGAGGTCCATGTGGCGTCCCTCCGCTCCAAGCTGAGGATGCCCGCGCTCATCGAGACGGTACGCGGCGTCGGATACCGGCTCGTCGCCCCGGCCGCGCCCCCGCGCGCGTAG